GCCAACTACCTCCGTGAACACATTGACCAGGAAGACCGCTATGCCGAACTGGACAGCAAGTATCAAACGCTGCGCAAGCGCGCTCCGCTCGTGGTTGCGGCCCGTGCGCCTCGAACCCCCGAATGTGGACCGGCCCAAGCGCCGGGGCGCGTCGAGCTACCTGCTGCTGCCGATGCTGGCGATGTGCCTCGCCTCACTCTTGCTGCTGTCCGCATGTGGAACGGCGCGCTCACCGGTGTTGATTCGCCAGCCGGTGCCTGCGGCGCTGCTGGTGCCGCCGAAGGCGCCGACGCTGCTTGTGCCGAGAGCGCCGGGCTCTCTCTTGCCGACGCCTGGTTCAACCAGGCCGTCAACGCCAAGTCCTGCGCCGAAGACCGGCAGCGGTACCAACACCTGATTGATTTTTTAAACGGAAAGTGACGCGCCATGGCGATGGAAAAAGACGAACTCATGCTGCTGGGCAAGATGGACGGCAAGCTCGACAGCATCACCGCCCACCTGGTTCGACAGGATCAGCGCATCGACGCGCTCGACCAGCGCATGGAGGAGCGCCACAACTCCATTGACAAGCGCCTGCGCGTCGTTGAGCAGAAGGCCGCGGTGGCGGGCGCCATCAGTGGCTCGGCGGTTTCCATCGGCATCGCTCTGGCGATCGAGGGCGCGAAGCAGTGGCTCAGCCGCGGGGGCTCCGGACAGTAATGGCCCACGCATCCGAGAAACGCACCCAGCTGCGGGGCCTGTACGTCTATCAGCGCCTGGCGATGGAGACCGCCTGCAAGAAGGTGGGCATTCCCCGCAGCACGGCCAACCGCTGGAAGCAGGAAGCCGCCGACAAGGGCGACGACTGGGACACCGTGCGGGCCGCCGTGGCCCTGGGCGACGACAACTTCAGCACGCTGAGCAAGAAGCTGCTGGAGGACTACCTGGTGCAGCACCAGGCCACCATGGACCAACTGCGCGATTCCAAGGACATGAGCGCGCGCGATCGGGCCGACACGCTGGCCTCCATGAGCGACAGCTTCAACAAGACGATGGCGAGCTTTAAACGCCTCTCGCCGGAGCTGAACAAGCAGGCGATCCAGCTCGACGTGTTGCAGCGCCTGGTGACTTTCGCCCAGGGTCGGTACCCGCAACACCTCACGGCCATGGTGGAGCTGCTGGAGCCGTTTGGCGAAGAACTCGCCAAGGTGAAGTGATGGAGCCGATGGTGTTGCTCGTGGCCATGTGGCTTGTGACAGACGACGAATGGCTCATGGCGGCGTTGCTGGTCATCGCCCTGCTGATCTGACCATGGCAAAGACCAGCAAAGAATTTCTCGATGGCCTGGCGGCCCTGGCCGACGGGCTGCGGCGCCAGATTGATGCCAACCTGGACGGCTGGGACGTGTCGCCCGAGGCGATCGCCGAGCGCCGCCGCAAGGTGTTTGACCCGGTGAGCGGGTACGAGTACTGGGACCGGAACTACTTCCCGCACTACGGCAAGGCCGAGCCCAGCGCGCTGCACCTGTACCTGTACAAGCGCCTCCCGGAAATCATCAATTCGCCCACCGGCCAGCGCGATGCTCTTGCTGCGGCTCGGGGCGAGGCCAAGTCCACCAAGATCAGCATGAGCTTCGTGGCCTGGTGTGTGGTCACCGAGCAGGTCTGGTACCCGATCATCGTGATGGACGTCTTCGAACAGGCGGCCGAGATGTTGGAGGCCATCAAGGCCGAGCTGGAGGCCAACCCGCGCATTGGCGGCGACTTTCCCGAGGTGTATGGCCAGGGCAAGGTGTGGCGCGCAGGCGTGATCGTGACGCGCAACGGCCGCAAGATCGAAGCGTTCGGATCTGCCAAGAAGCTTCGCGGCCGCCGCCACGGCGCGCACCGGCCCGACCTGGCGATCATGGACGACATCGAGAACGATGAGAACGTCGCCACCCCTGCCCAGCGAGACAAGCTGCAGAAGTTCGTCACCGCCAGCGTGCTGAACCTCGGGCCGCCCGATGACAGCATGCACGCGATCCTGGTGGGCACGGTGATGCACTACGACTCGGTGCTGGCCCGCTTCCTGAAAAACCCGCTGTGGAACCGCAAGGTGCTCAAGGCCATCATCCAGTGGCCCGAGCGGATGGACCTGTGGGAACAGTTCGAAGAGCTGCTACTCAACGCCGACACGCCCCAGGAGGGCGAGGCCGCAGCCATGGCCCTGTACCGTGAGCAGCAGGCGGATATGGACCGCGGCGCGGTGGTGAGCTGGCCCGCGCTGCGGCCGATCCACAAGCTGATGATCCGCCGGGCCCGAGAGGGCCACGCGGCCTTCGACAGCGAGCAGCAGAACGACCCGGTGGCGGGCGAGGACGCCCCGTTCAACGCCAGCATCCGCTTCTGGGTGAACCGGCTGGCCGAGTGGGTGTTCTACGGCGCGGCTGACCCCAGCTTGGGCAAGGCGGGCAACAGCCGCGACCCCAGCGCGCTTGGTGTTGGGGGCTACAACCGCGAGACCGGCATCCTGGACGTGGTGGAAGCCAAGATCAAGAAGCGCACGCCCGACCGGATCATCAGCGACATCATCGAGCTGCAGCGGGAGTACTGCTGCATCGTCTGGGGCGTCGAATCGGTCCAGTTCCAGGAGTTCCTGCGCACCGAGCTGGTCAAGCGCAGCGCGCAGCTGGGCGTGCCAGTACCGGCGCGGGCGCTGCTGCCGATCAGCGACAAGCTGCTGCGCATCGAAAGCCTGCAGCCGCACATGCACAACGGCCTGATCCGGCTGCACAGCAGCCAGACCACCCTGATCGACCAGTTCCGCCACTTCCCCAAAGCCGACCACGACGACGGCCCCGACATGATCGTGATGCTGTGGATGCTGGCCGTGACGGGCGGCGTGGCGGCAGCGGCCCAGGGTGGCAATACCAGTTCGCAACAGTCCGCCCGGGCGCGCTACGGCCACACGGCCCAGCGCATGTTCCGGCGCGGGTAACCGGAGACCAGCCATGACCGACGAAAAAATAACCCTCTTGATCATCCGAGGCGAACTCGCGAGCCTGCCAGAAGCCGACCGCAAGGGTATTGAGCTGGCGGCGCAGAAGCTGCGCGAGGTGGTCGCCACCCACAACGACCATGGCTGCATGGCGCTCGCCCTGGTGGCGGCCGAACTGGCCGCAGAGGACTGACACCATGGGATTTTTTGACCGAATGCTTGAAGCGGTGGGCCTCTTGCCCGCAGCCGCCCCAACACCGACACCCATGCGTGAGGCCGCCTCGGCCCAAGGCTCGGATGAACCAGGATGGCGCCGCTTGAGTGGCGATGGCTTGAGCAGCCAGAATGAGCGCGACCTGTCGCCCATGGCCCAGGACCGCATGCAGAAGGTGGCGGAATATCTCTGGCAGAGCAACCTGCTCGCCAACCGCCTAGTGGAGCTGCCCCTGGCCTACCTGCTGGCGGAGGGCGTGACACTGCAGTGCAAGGATGAAGATCATCAAAAGCTGATCAACGCTTTCTGGTCGGACCCCATCAACAACTGGCCTTTAAAACTCACCCCCAGGGTGCGTGCCCTGGGCCTGCTGGGCGAGCAGTGCTACATCGCCAACGTGCGAGATGGCGATGGCTTCGTGCGCCTGGGCTACCTGGACCCGCGCCAGATCGCCACGGTGGTGACCGACCCGGACAACCCCGAGCAGCCCATTGGCGTGGTGACCAAGCGCGACAACCGGGGCAAGCAGCACAAGTACCGCGTGGTGGTGCTGGGCGAAGACGGCGACCTGTTCAGCGCCAACACCGCCCGCATCCGCGCGGAGGACTTCGCGGACGGTGAGTGCCTGCTGTACCAGCTCAACAAGTTTCCGAACGGTAGCCGCGGCCGCAGCGACCTGCTGGGGCAGATCGACTGGCTGGACGCCTATGACGAGTTCTTGTTCAACGAACTGGACCGCATTGGCTACCTGCGCTCATTCGTGTGGGACGTGACGCTGACCGGTGCCGACCCTGAGGCGGTCAAGAAATACGAAAAAGAGTTCACCCCACCAGCGCCCAACAGCACCTTCGTGCACAACGACTCGGTGAAGTTGGAGCCCATGGCCCCCACCCTGCAGGCGGCCGACACCAGCGAGAGCGCCAGGCTGCTGCGCAACCACGTGCTGGGGGGCAGCACCACGCCCGAGCATTGGTTCGGCGGGGGCGGCGACGTGAACCGCGCCGCCGCATCGGAAATGGGCGAGCCCACCTTCAAAATCTACACCGGGCGGCAGAACTTCCTCAAGCTGGCGCTGGAGGAGATCGGGCGCTTTGTGCTGTGGAAGGCCGCCCAGGCCAGCGGAGAGAAGCCCGACTGGGCGGATGACAGGTGGCAGGTGACGGCGGTGTTCCCCGAGCTGGTGAACCGCGATGTGACCAAGTTTGCAGCGGCCATGGTCTCGGTGGTCACGGCCGTGGTCCAGATGATCGACGCCGGGCTGCTGACCGAAGAGACGGCCTTGAAGCTGGTGGCCGACGTGGCGCAGCGCTTCGGCCAGGACTTCGACGCCAAGACGGAGCTGGAGGCGGCGCGCAAGGAGCACGCCGATCGCAAGGCCAAGCGCCAGGCCGATGACAACTTCAACTTCTCGGCGGACGAACGTGAAGCTTTGCGGGCGGGCCGGGCTGGAACCCTTCCTGGAACATCTGGCACCCAAAATGTTCCAGCAGGGGGTGATGCCTCCGCAGAAGCACAGTGACGGCGGAACAGAAGTCCTTCGAGGCCGCGATCAAGGAGCGCCTGACCGAGCGCGCCAGGTTGCTGCTGGGCACCGACCAGCGCACGCTGGCGCTGCTACGCGAAGCCCTTGCGCAGATCCTCCAACAGCTGATGGCCCAGCCGGCTGACTGGAAGTTGTGGCAGCTCACCCGGCTGCGTGGGCAGCTGGAGACGGTGCTCACGGCCACAGGCAACCAGGTGGGCGCCGCTGCAAGTCTGGCGCTGCGCGACGCCTGGCAGCTGGGCGAGGACTTCGTGGACAAGCCATTGGCTGTGGCCGGCTTCAATGTCGAGATGCGCCTGCAGGCTCTGGATGCCCGTGTGCTGGCGGCCATGCGAACCTTCTCTGTGGATCGTATGAAGGACGTGACAGAAGTGGCGGCGGGCAAGATCGCGCAGCAACTGGGCCTGGTGACCATCGGTGGCAAAACGCCCTTTGAAGCGATCAAGTCGGTTGAGGCCATCCTGGGGGAGGAGTCTGCCAAGCGCGCCACCACCATCGTGCACACCGAAGTGAGCCGGGCCTTTGCGGTGGCCGGCAATGAGCGCCTGGCGCAGGCTGCGCCTCTGGTGCCCGGCCTTGGCAAGCAGTGGCGGCGCAGCGGCAAGATCCACAGCAGGTGGAACCATGACTTGATGGATGGCCAGGTAGTGGACGCCGGCAAGGCCTTCAAGGTGCCGAATCCTGGCGGCGGCTTTGACATGATGCAGTGCCCCCACGACCCGGCCGCGCCGGTGGGCCAGGTGATCAACTGCGGGTGCATTTCGATTCCGTGGATGGCCGGCTGGAAGGTATCGACCCCGGGGGCCAAGCCGTTCACCGAACGCGAGCTGAAGCTGGACGGCCGCAAAGCGGCTCTCGACCAGGCGGCAAAACAGGCCGGCAGGCGGCGCGAAGGACCAGCCCGCTAGGAGCGTTTAAAACCCTTCGATGCGGTAACCCCTTGGAAATTTCCGCCGCATGGCCTTGGCGGGCGATTTAAAAGGGGTTTAAACGTACTGACAACATTGAGGAGGTCTTGGGTTTGGGCTTGCAATGCAATGCCTGGCCAAGAACAATGGCGCTCACCATCAACTTGAGGCCGTCAATGAAAACCCAAACCGTCGACAAACTGCGCGACATCATCCACACGGAAGTGCCATCGCCGCACCTTCAAATGCTCCACAAAGATGCCTTTGCCCTCGGCTGCTACCTGCACCTGCAGGGGCAGAAGGTGGCAGGTCGCAAGATGTGTAGCGAAGTTCTGGCGGCACTGGGCTATGACAGGCGGAAAGCCTATTTCATGGATCTGCTTGACGGCCTGCAGGGCAACGAGGTTGCTTATGCTGATGGCATTTGGGCGCACAGCGAGATCAACGAGTTGTTCAACCCACACGTCCACCGAGCTGCGTGATAGCCTAGAAGCCGCTTTTCTGCATCACCCGGGCCGACTCATGTCGGCCTTAGTTTTTTGTGCCACCAACGGCACAGTCCGCTCCATCGCAACCGCTGCGACCCGCAGCTCATCCACGATGGAGTGATTGATGTCCGACGACAAAACCAAGACCGAAGGCAAGCAGCTCACCGCCGCCGAAGCCGCCAAGCGCGTGAAGCGCACCGTCATCGAAATGGTGGACGGCAAAAACGAGGCCGGCAAGGCCGTCAAGGTGCCTCGCGCCAAAAAGGTGGCTGTCGAGGCTTCCGAGGTGTTGTCCTTCAAGGACCACGGCACCCACGTGGTCGTCGTGACCAAGGACGGCCAGAAGCTCACCGACGCGGACGAGTAAGCCCACCATGAATTGGGCTCAACTCATTGCGACGCTGGCGGCCTGTGGTGGCTTGCGCACACCAGGCGCCGTGGAGACGGCTTTGCGTGAAGCGGCCGCCGCGCCCGAGCGGGACTTCCGCCAACTGATCGACATGGTTCGTGGCGCCATTGGCGCTGCAGTCTACCCGTCCAAGCCGGTCGGCGAGCGCTGGATCTCGCTGGAGGCGATCTACTCGGACCGCGCCATCGTCGAGCTGGGTGGGCGCAAGTACCAGTACGGCTACACCGTGACGGCCACGCCTTCGGGCGACCAGGTCACCCTGGCGGCGCCGGTCGAGGTCATCGAGACCTACGTGCCGACCGTGCCGGCCGACAAGACGGTGGTGCGCGAGGCCCTGGACGCTTCATTCCGCGAAGCGCAGGACGGCTCCATTGAAGTGACGCTGATTCGCGCCGGCCGCAGCGGCAACCGCAACTACTACCCCGACGCCACGCTGCGCGAGGCGGCACCCATGTTCGAGGGCGTGCGCGTGTTCGCCAAGTCCGACAGCGAGCACATCGCGGGCAAGGGCAAGGATGTGCGCAACCTGATCGGTGGCATCTACAGCGTGCGCTTTGTCGAAGGCAAGACGCCCGACACCGGCACCCTGGTGGGCACGTTCAAGGCTCTGGACCCGACCGACACGGCGGTTACCAAGATGACCGAGGCGGTCAAGCGGGGCATGCAGAGCCTGCTGGGCCTGTCCATCGACGCCGATGCCCGCACCAAGCAACGCAAGGCCGGGGCCGAAACCCTGCGCGAAGCCGTGAAGTTCACGAAGGTGCACTCCGTTGACCTGATTGTCGAACCGGGCGCTGGCGGCGGCCTGGATCGCCTGACCGAAGCCGCCGCCGACAAAACCACCACAACCGAAGGAACCGAAATGCCTCTCTGGAAGCAACGCATGTTGGAGGCCATAAAGGCCAAGGACCCCGCCAAACACGCCACCATCGACGCCGAGAAGATCGGGGACGATGAACTGGTGAACCTGCACGAAGCCGTGTGCGGCTCGCTGGTGCCCCCGGCAGGCCAGCAGCGCATGACCGAAGCCCAGGGCGACGATGCCCCCGTGACCCGCGCCGACCTGCAGGTGTTCACCCTGCGCGGTGCCGCCCGCGAGCGCATCGCCAGTGCCAAGCTGCCCCAGGCGGCCAAGGAGCGCCTGCAGGCGCAGATCGCCGCGGCCGGCGCCGACCGTCTGACCGAGGCGGCCGTGGGCGACCTGATCAAGGCCGAGGGCGACTACATCGCCCGCATGACCGAGAGCGGTTCCGTGCGTGTGCCGGTGTTCGGCGATGGCGCGATCACCGTGGGCGACCGCAGCCTGACCATGCGCGACATGCTGGACGCCTTCTGGGACCCGAAGCACAAGGACCATGGTCGGGTGCAGTCGTTCAAGGAGTGCTACATCGAGATGACCGGTGACCGCCTGGTGACCGGCCGCTTGCGCGAGTGCGACCAGTCTCGCATGGTCGAATCGCTGGGCAGCTCATCCCTGGCCGAAGTGCTGGGCGACAGCGTGACCCGGCGCATGCTGGCCGAGTACCGCGCAGCCGTGGACTTCGACGGCTGGCGCCAGCTGGTCAACGTGGTGCCGGTGAACGACTTCCGCATGCAGCACCGCACGCGCTGGGGTGGCTATGGCGACTTGCCCACCGTGGCCGAGGGTGCCGACTACCTGCCGCTCACCAGCCCTGGTGATGAAGAGGCAACCTACAAGGCGGGCAAGAAGGGCGGCACGGAAGACATCACGCTGGAGATGGTCAAGAACGACGACGTGGGCGTGATCCGTCGCATCCCAACGAAGCTGTCGCGCGCTGCCAAGCGCACGCTGGCGAAGTTCGTGTTCGACTTCCTGCGCGCCAACCCGGTGATCTACGACACGAAGGCGCTGTTCCATGTGGACCACGCCAACCTGTTCACGGCAGCTCTGTCCAAGGCCGAGCTGGCAGTCCACCGCCTGGCGATGCTCAAGCAGACCGAGCTGACCAGCGACGACCGCATCGGTATCGCGCCGTCCCGCCTTGTGGTGCCTGCCGACCAGCAGGAAGCTGCGGTCGACCTGTTCAAGCTGTCCACCAACAACGAGAAGACGTTCATCCAGTCGCTGACCATGAACATCATCCCGGTGTGGTACTGGACCGATGCCAATGACTGGTGCACGGCCGCCGACCCGGCCGACATCCCCGGCATCGAGATGGGCTTCATGGACGGCAAGGAAGAGCCGGAGCTGTTCGTGCAGGACACGCCCAACGTGGGCTCGATGTTCGCAGCCGACAAGCTGACTTACAAGATTCGCCACATCTACGGCGGCGCGGTGACCGACTACCGCGCCTTCACCAAGGCCGTGGTGGCCTGATTCGGATACCACCCCAGCGAGGCCGCTGATCCACGCCGGTTGTTGGCCACTGGCGTGGGGAGGTTCGAGACCAACTTTGCCCCCCAACCTTCTCCGGCTTGAATAAGGGGTGAGCGGTGTAGGTAGAAGCCGGAACTAATTTTTTAAGCAACCACCCATGGCCCTGGCCGACTTCCAAGCTCTCATAGGTGACCTCGCCCGCGACCAGGGTGAGGTGCTCAGTGCAGATACGCGTGCCCGCGCGCTGGAAGCGGCTCGCCTGCAGTACAGCGCGGACCGCCCTCGCTTGATGGTGGACGACGTAACCTGGCAGGCCGATGCGCTGGCGCCCGTGCCAACCGGCTGGACAGAGAGCGCCTGGATCAAGGCGGCTGAGTACCCCATTGGCAGCGACCCGCTGTCTCTGATCGACGTCACGGCCCATCTGTCTCCAGGCGGCTGGCAGCTCATGGCAGCGCAATACGTGCCCGTGGGCGCCCAGGTGCGCGTGACGTTCATGGCCGAGCACGAGCTGTCGGCCACGGCAGACACGGTGCCGGTGATGCACCGCCTGGCGGTGGCGCAGTATGCGGCGCACCTGCTGTGCCACCAGCTGGCCACCTACTACAGCGCGCAGCGCGAGACCATGCTGGGCTCAGACGCCAGCATGACCGAGACGCGTGCGCGCGAGTTCGCAGCACGTTCCAAGGAGCTGCGCTCGGCCTATTACGTGGGCATTGGCCTGACAGACCCCTTCAAGGCCACGGGCAGCGCCAGCGCGCCAGGCTCTGCGGCCGCAGGCGTGGTGAGCTGGCCCAGCCGCAACCCGCGCCACCGCCTGGTGCAGCGAGGTGGGCTGTGAGCTTGACCATCAGCATCTCCGGGTTGCAGGCGATCGCGTGGGGCCTGGCCCAGGCGCCGGCGTACACCCGCCAGGTGCTCCTGGAAGCCATGACCGAGGCCACGCTGCTGGCACAGCGGGAGTGGCAAGAGAACCTGCCTCGCGTCTCGGGCCTGACGGCCGCGAGCATCACGAGCGACACGTTCAGCACGCCCGTCGGGGTGCTGGGTGTTGTGGCCAGCAGCCAGCCCAGCGCCCTCTTCCTGGAGCTTGGCACCAAGCCGCACATGCCGCCCGTGGAGGCGATGGTGCCCTGGGTGAAGGCGGTGCTGGGCATCTCCGATCCCAAAGAGGTCAAGCGCGTGGCCTGGCTGGTGGCGCGCAAGATCGCCAAGAAGGGCACCCCAGCCCAGCGGCCCATGGGCCGGGCGGTGGAGTCCACCACGGGCCAGATCGTGGCGATGTTTGAACGGGCTGCCGGGCGCATTGCCGAGTTCCTGGTTGGAGGTGGTGCAGCATGAGCACGCCATCCACCCTGGCCGACACGCGCACCGCGCTGCTGGCTCTGCTGCGCGCGGTGCCCGCCGTTGGCGTTGTGCACCCGTGCGAGCGCTATGCCAGCAGTGAGCAGGGATTTAAACAGGCCTACCTCTACACGCACACCGATCCGGCCGCTGATGCATTTGGCACGGACAGCCACGTGCGCGGCTGGTACATCCGCCGGGCAGGCACCTTGGAAAGCACCGCCAACGGTCGGATCATGAATGAGAACACCTGGCTGGTGCGCGGCTACCTGTCGTTTAAAGATTCCATCGAGAGCGAGCTGATCTTTGATGAGCTGGTCGAGCGCATGCGTGATGCCGTGCGCGTGGACGGCTCGCTGGGCCTGCCCGGTCTGATCGGCTCCGGGCCGTTCCAAGAGCGCGGTGTCCAGGTGTCGGGCGCTGGCCCAGTGATCTTCGCCGGGGTGCTGTGCCACAGCGCCGCACTGGAGTTCAAGACCCGCAACTGGGTCGAATGGAGAAAGCCATGAGCACACAACCCACGGACAAGAAGCCGACACACCGGCGCAGCAAAGCGCTTGCCATGGAACGAGTGACGCTCACCCACGAGCACACGCACCTGGGCAAGAAGCACCCGCCTGGAGCCGAGCTATCGGTGCACCCAGCAACCGCTCGCTGGCTGCGCGATGCCGGCGTCGTATCTCCCACCACCACAACCAACAAGGATTGACCCATGTCTTCGGAAAACATCATCAAGCGCGTTTTTGAGCCGACCGCCTTGGTCGGCAAGGTTTCGGCCCGCAAATACGGTACGACGGGGAGCTTTTTCCCGATTGGCAACACACTGAAGCTGACGCTGACGCATGCCGAAAGCGAAGAGACGCAGCCGAACATGTCTCGACTCGGCGGTGGCGTCTACGCTTCCCTGCGCCGCATCACGTCTGCGGGGATCGAGATGGAGCTGGCTGATATGAGCGTGACCAACATTGCTCGCGCCAGCCAGGCCACCGTGCATGGCGTGGAAACCGGTTCGGTGACTGCGGAGCAGCACGCCGTGCAACTGGGTGGCAAGCTGCGCACCGCTCACATGGATATCACGAACGTCCGGGTGTACAAGGGCGCTGCGCCTGGCACCGCCACCGTGACCGACGAGGAGCACCTGGCCGTGGACAAGGGCGACCTGATCACGCTGGCCAACAGCGACGTCACGAACGTCGTCGTTAAAACGGGTGCCACCTTGGGCGCTGCCACCGAGCTTGCGGCGGCCGGCAACTACACCGTGGTCAACGGCAACCAGATCCAGGTGGCGGCCAACGCACCGGGCGTAACCGATGGCCAGAGCTTCTGGGTCAGCTACCAGCACCCCACCGGTGTCCTGGTACCGGCTGCAGGCAACTACGAAGTGGACACGGCCAGTGTTTATGTGTACCCCGAGGCCTCGAACCTCATTGAAGGAGACACGGTTTTCTTGGCCTATGACTACGGGAGCTACGCGGTGTTGGAAGCGATGACCGCCGAGCCCGTGGAACTGGAGCTGCTGTTTGAAGGCCTGAACGAAACGGGGACGAAAAAGCCCTCCGTCGTGGACATCTGGCGCGTGAGCCAGGGCGTGGCATCAAGCATCGCGCTGCTGGCCGAGAAGGGCTTTTCCACGTTGCCGATCAAGGGCACCCTGGTGGAAGACCCCACGAAGACGGGTGAAGGCATCAGCAAGTTCTACCGGGTGCGCAAGGCCTGACCCTTTCCCCTTCCGAAGCAGCTAAGGCCGACTTATGTCGGCCTTAGCTTTTGGCGCTGCGTGCGAGAAAGTCGGGTCATGGGTGCACGAGCACCTGCCACGCACGCTTGCTCATGACCACCCAAAAAGTTGACATCCTCATCACGGCGAATGACCAGGCCACGCCTTCCGTGCGAGACTTGGCGGATGGTTCTGCTGATGCCGAGAAGAATGTCAGCGACCTGGGCGCGAGCGCGGAACAGGCCGGCCAGAAAGTTGATGGGTTTGGCGCTGGTGCGGCGCAGGCTGATGTCAAGGTCGATGGGCTGAGCGACGCCGCTGCCGGGGCGGGCGAGCAAGCGCAGGCACTTGGCAAGGGCTACGAACAAGCGGCTGATGGCATGAGTGCTGCCGCCAAGGCCGCGACGGAGAAGACGGCGGCGATCAAGAGCGCGCTCGATGTTGAGCGCTCCGAGATTGAGCTGGCGAAGCGCACGCTGGACTTGCAGGCGGCGCAGCAGCGGGGATTGCTGCAGCTCGCCCAAGCCAAGGGCGACGAGACTGCGGCAACGAAAGCCATGAACGGGCTGCAGCAGATCGAAGTCGATCAGTTGGCCCTGGTAGCCCGAGCGAAGCGCGCAGAGGCAGCTGCGGTACAGGCAGCCACCAGCGCCCGGCGCGATGCGCTGTCGGCCGTTGGGCCACTCACGCAGGCCCAGCAGCGCGAGCTGCAAGCGGCGGACAACACGGCCAAGGCGCTGCGCACGGAAGCCGCAGCAGCCGACGAAGCGGCACGCCAGGTGCGCGGACTGGGCAACAACCTGCAGGAGACAGCCGACAAAGGGCCGGCGCTGAATACGGCGCTTTCGGCGGTGGGTAAGGCTGTTGCGGGCCTCTTCGCTCTGAACAAGGCGAAGGACTTCGCGCTCGACACCATCGCCCTGGCCGACGCCTACGGCCAGATGGCCGAGCGCATTGCCATGGCCACGCCGATCGCCGACGAATACGACCTGGTGCAGCGGCGCATCCTTGAATCGGCAAACTTGACCTATCGGCGCCTGGACGAGCAGCAGGAGCTGTACATCCGCACCGCCGACGCGCTGCGGGGCATGGGCTTCGCGACCAGCGATGTGCTGGACATCACCGATTCGTTCAGCTACCTGCTGACCACCAACGCGGCCACGGTGGAGCGCGGGCAGAACGCGATCGACGCGTACACGAAGAGCATCCAGTCCGGTCGCATCGAAGTGGACGCCTGGCAGTCCATCATGGCCGCCACGCCGACCATTGTGAATGCGGTGGCGCAGGCTACGGGCAAGACGGCGGACGAGGTGCGCCGCCTGGGCATCACCGGCAAACTGTCGATCAACGACCTGAACGAGGGCCTGCGGCAGACCGTTGAACTGAACAAGGAAGCCGCTGCCGGCATGAGCGCCACGGTGGCCGACGCGGTGACCCGCTTGACCAACACCTGGACCCAATACATCGGCGAGGCGAACCGGGCGAACCAAAGCACCGAGAAGATCGTCAACACGATCAACCTGCTCACCGAGAACCTGGACACGGTGGTGCGGGTGGCGACTGCGGCGGGCGAGGTGATGGCGGTGGTGTGGGGTGTGAAGGCGCTGGGCGCGCTCCGTTTGTACATGGCGGAGGTGGCTGCGGCCGCCACAGCAACGTCGGCCGCAATGGCTGGCATCACATCCGCGGGCGAAAAGGCAGCGCTGGGCCTCAAGGCGGCGGGAATGCTGGCGGCTTCAGGTTGGGCGGGATGGGAGATTGGAACCTTCCTCAAGGACGAGTTTGAGGTGGTCGAGCAAGCCGGCATCGCGACGGCCGCTGGCCTTAGCCGCGCTGCGGCGCAGTACCAGACCGCGTGGGAGATGGC
This Hydrogenophaga taeniospiralis DNA region includes the following protein-coding sequences:
- a CDS encoding tape measure protein — its product is MTTQKVDILITANDQATPSVRDLADGSADAEKNVSDLGASAEQAGQKVDGFGAGAAQADVKVDGLSDAAAGAGEQAQALGKGYEQAADGMSAAAKAATEKTAAIKSALDVERSEIELAKRTLDLQAAQQRGLLQLAQAKGDETAATKAMNGLQQIEVDQLALVARAKRAEAAAVQAATSARRDALSAVGPLTQAQQRELQAADNTAKALRTEAAAADEAARQVRGLGNNLQETADKGPALNTALSAVGKAVAGLFALNKAKDFALDTIALADAYGQMAERIAMATPIADEYDLVQRRILESANLTYRRLDEQQELYIRTADALRGMGFATSDVLDITDSFSYLLTTNAATVERGQNAIDAYTKSIQSGRIEVDAWQSIMAATPTIVNAVAQATGKTADEVRRLGITGKLSINDLNEGLRQTVELNKEAAAGMSATVADAVTRLTNTWTQYIGEANRANQSTEKIVNTINLLTENLDTVVRVATAAGEVMAVVWGVKALGALRLYMAEVAAAATATSAAMAGITSAGEKAALGLKAAGMLAASGWAGWEIGTFLKDEFEVVEQAGIATAAGLSRAAAQYQTAWEMAKAVFTDDTIEAANQRLAERIAQIDDVYADMFANVGKGMPKVANDTKKAGDAAADAAKQIRDFEAAQVEAWEAARVSKVGDTQAAEANLQVQLKLAQQSEQMALFMGDEYEARKAKILQMEIEIQLVNAKVAVQRAEAEGSIAVAQAKLAEMAANKEVNLVKQAELESAIKLAQAKLAEADATGKSTELLQKQLNLFRNGGNAADGYRGSIDGVSGAQARLAQTTDAATAAMQRQRDLYASPLGAGKYGRPEGGSVTGNTREERLAGQNAVDNRLMFELRAKLDAGLLTAADRADIDAVIAALDQNEAVNRDIDRLNPGAFSSAGAADRNEWRQVRTRLAQALGNTTLGGQTGGGGQRGEQFSTPSKTVNVKIDGGRGRRETVNTDDAGAAALVRSLEHAARRS
- the terL gene encoding phage terminase large subunit; protein product: MAKTSKEFLDGLAALADGLRRQIDANLDGWDVSPEAIAERRRKVFDPVSGYEYWDRNYFPHYGKAEPSALHLYLYKRLPEIINSPTGQRDALAAARGEAKSTKISMSFVAWCVVTEQVWYPIIVMDVFEQAAEMLEAIKAELEANPRIGGDFPEVYGQGKVWRAGVIVTRNGRKIEAFGSAKKLRGRRHGAHRPDLAIMDDIENDENVATPAQRDKLQKFVTASVLNLGPPDDSMHAILVGTVMHYDSVLARFLKNPLWNRKVLKAIIQWPERMDLWEQFEELLLNADTPQEGEAAAMALYREQQADMDRGAVVSWPALRPIHKLMIRRAREGHAAFDSEQQNDPVAGEDAPFNASIRFWVNRLAEWVFYGAADPSLGKAGNSRDPSALGVGGYNRETGILDVVEAKIKKRTPDRIISDIIELQREYCCIVWGVESVQFQEFLRTELVKRSAQLGVPVPARALLPISDKLLRIESLQPHMHNGLIRLHSSQTTLIDQFRHFPKADHDDGPDMIVMLWMLAVTGGVAAAAQGGNTSSQQSARARYGHTAQRMFRRG
- a CDS encoding DUF1804 family protein, with translation MAHASEKRTQLRGLYVYQRLAMETACKKVGIPRSTANRWKQEAADKGDDWDTVRAAVALGDDNFSTLSKKLLEDYLVQHQATMDQLRDSKDMSARDRADTLASMSDSFNKTMASFKRLSPELNKQAIQLDVLQRLVTFAQGRYPQHLTAMVELLEPFGEELAKVK